One genomic window of Hippocampus zosterae strain Florida chromosome 12, ASM2543408v3, whole genome shotgun sequence includes the following:
- the LOC127611231 gene encoding uncharacterized protein LOC127611231, with protein sequence MGWPMCQGGRQKQEETQERREANTKDTVQPGDKVYVKVFRRKWYNERRQGPFEVVRCTGTAVQVKGSPTWYHLTHCVKVPKDGEPQRGSRGCENSEQLPVQEPPRGPDREEDGQGRTVVDNVSAVSVPEDIGGDTADDRGSRQFDNVNLDNAPSPDTGDPPQHSDTEPTTTGDGVPKGHGHPTGPSDGRPVRHRVRSQRYIEQC encoded by the exons ATGGGTTGGCCCATGTGTCAAGGGGGGag gcagaaacaagaagaaacacaagagagacgcgaagcaaatactaaagacacggttcagccaggagacaaggTGTATGTGAAAGTGTTCCGCCGCAAGTGGTACAACGAAAGACGGCAGGGGCCATTTGAAGTTGTCCGCTGTACCGGAACAGCGGTGCAAGTGAAAGGGTCGCCGACCTGGTACCATCTGACACACTGCGTCAAGGTGCCCAAAGATGGAGAACCCCAAAGGGGGAGTCGCGGCTGCGAGAACTCCGAACAACTGCCAGTACAAGAGCCGCCCAGGGGCCCAGATCGGGAGGAAGACGGGCAAGGTCGAACTGTGGTGGATAACGTGTCTGCTGTATCTGTTCCTGAGGACATCGGGGGCGACACAGCCGACGATCGAGGAAGCCGACAGTTCGACAATGTCAATCTCGACAACGCGCCCTCCCCAGATACAGGTGACCCTCCCCAACACAGCGACACCGAGCCAACTACCACCGGAGATGGTgtccccaagggacacggtcacCCAACAGGACCCAGTGACGGACGCCCAGTCCGCCACAGAGTCCGGTCGCAGCGTTACATCGAGCAATGTTGA